Proteins encoded within one genomic window of Calonectris borealis chromosome 1, bCalBor7.hap1.2, whole genome shotgun sequence:
- the KCTD21 gene encoding BTB/POZ domain-containing protein KCTD21, translating into MSEPITLNVGGKLYTTSLSTLTSFPDSMLGAMFSGKIPTKKDSQGNCFIDRDGKIFRYILNFLRTSHLDLPEDFQEMGLLRREVDFYQIQPLIEALQEKEVELSKAEKNAMLNITLDQKTQTVHFTVREAPQIYSLSSSNMEVFSAHIFSTSCLFLKLLGSKLYYCFNGNLSSISSYLQDPNHLTLDWVASVEGLPEEEYTRQNLKRLWVVPDNKQINSFQVFVEEVLKIAMSDGFCIDSSHPHTSDFMNNKIIRLIRYK; encoded by the coding sequence ATGTCAGAACCCATCACGCTCAATGTTGGAGGAAAACTCTATACCACCTCTCTGTCCACCCTAACTAGCTTTCCAGACTCCATGCTGGGGGCCATGTTTAGTGGGAAGATCCCAACCAAGAAGGACAGCCAAGGCAACTGCTTTATCGACAGAGATGGCAAGATCTTCCGCTATATCCTGAACTTCCTACGAACTTCTCACTTGGACCTCCCTGAAGACTTTCAGGAAATGGGCTTGCTTCGACGGGAGGTAGATTTTTATCAAATTCAGCCACTGATTGAGGCCTtgcaggagaaggaggtggagctttctaaagcagagaaaaatgccATGCTCAACATCACCCTCGATCAGAAGACCCAGACTGTTCACTTCACCGTCCGAGAAGCACCCCAGATCTACAGCCTGTCTTCCTCCAACATGGAAGTGTTCAGTGCTCATATCTTCTCCACGTCATGTCTGTTCCTGAAGCTTCTCGGTTCCAAACTTTACTATTGCTTCAACGGAAACCTCTCTTCAATATCCAGCTACCTGCAGGACCCCAACCATTTGACCTTGGATTGGGTTGCAAGTGTGGAAGGCCTTCCCGAAGAGGAGTACACCAGGCAGAATTTAAAGAGACTCTGGGTGGTGCCAGATAATAAGCAAATCAATAGTTTCCAGGTGTTTGTGGAAGAAGTGCTAAAAATAGCCATGAGTGATGGTTTCTGCATAGATTCTTCTCATCCACATACTTCAGATTTCATGAATAATAAGATTATTCGCCTAATTCGGTACAAGTAG